In Elephas maximus indicus isolate mEleMax1 chromosome 15, mEleMax1 primary haplotype, whole genome shotgun sequence, the following are encoded in one genomic region:
- the MYC gene encoding myc proto-oncogene protein: protein MPLNVSFANRNYDLDYDSVQPYFFDEEENFYQQQQQSELQPPAPSEDIWKKFELLPTPPLSPSRRSGLCSPSYNLAFASFSPGGDDGGGGSFSTADQLEMVTELLGGDMVNQSFICDPDDENFIKNIIIQDCMWSGFSAAAKLVSEKLASYQAARKDSGSPSPARGHGGCSTSSLYLQDLSAAASECIDPSVVFPYPLNDGNSPKPCASPDSTAFSPSSDSLLSSAESSPLASPEPRALHEETPPTTSSDSEEEQEDEEIDVVSVEKRQPPAKRSEAGSPPTGGHSKPPHSPLVLKRCHVSTHQHNYAAPPSTRKDYPATKRAKLDSGRVLKQISNNRKCTSPRSSDTEENDKRRTHNVLERQRRNELKRSFFALRDQIPELENNEKAPKVVILKKATAYILSIQAEEQKLISEKDLLRKRREQLKHKLEQLRNSCE, encoded by the exons ATGCCCCTCAACGTCAGCTTCGCCAACAGGAACTATGACCTGGACTACGACTCAGTGCAGCCGTATTTCTTTGACGAGGAGGAGAACTtctaccagcagcagcagcagagcgaGCTGCAGCCGCCAGCGCCCAGCGAGGATATCTGGAAGAAATTCGAGCTgctgcccaccccacccctgtcCCCAAGCCGCCGCTCCGGGCTCTGCTCGCCCTCCTACAACCTGGCCTTCGCCTCCTTCTCCCCGGGAGGAGAcgacggcggcggcggcagcttcTCCACCGCCGACCAGTTGGAGATGGTGACCGAGCTGCTGGGGGGAGATATGGTGAACCAGAGCTTCATCTGCGACCCGGACGACGAGAACTTCATCAAAAACATCATCATCCAGGACTGTATGTGGAGCGGCTTCTCGGCCGCGGCCAAGCTGGTCTCCGAGAAGCTGGCCTCTTACCAGGCTGCGCGCAAAGACAGCGGCAGTCCGAGCCCCGCCCGCGGCCACGGCGGCTGCTCCACCTCCAGTCTGTACCTGCAGGACCTGAGCGCCGCTGCCTCCGAGTGCATCGACCCCTCGGTCGTCTTCCCCTACCCGCTCAACGACGGCAACTCGCCGAAGCCCTGCGCCTCGCCAGACTCCACCGCCTTCTCTCCGTCCTCGGACTCTCTGCTGTCCTCCGCGGAGTCCTCCCCTCTGGCCAGCCCCGAGCCCCGGGCGCTCCACGAGGAGACACCCCCCACGACCAGTAGCGACTCTG aggaagaacaagaagatgaggaaattgatgtCGTCTCTGTGGAAAAGAGACAGCCCCCTGCCAAAAGGTCAGAAGCGGGATCGCCCCCTACTGGAGGCCACAGCAAACCTCCTCACAGCCCGCTGGTCCTCAAGCGATGCCATGTCTCCACTCATCAGCACAACTATGCAGCCCCACCCTCCACCAGGAAAGACTACCCCGCCACCAAGAGGGCGAAGTTGGACAGTGGCAGAGTCCTGAAACAGATCAGCAACAACCGCAAATGTACCAGCCCCCGGTCTTCGGACACGGAGGAGAACGACAAGAGGCGGACACACAACGTCTTGGAACGCCAGAGGAGGAACGAGCTGAAACGGAGCTTTTTTGCCCTTCGAGACCAGATCCCAGAGTTGGAAAACAATGAAAAGGCCCCCAAGGTAGTCATCCTTAAAAAAGCCACAGCGTACATCTTGTCCATCCAAGCAGAGGAGCAAAAGCTCATTTCAGAAAAGGACTTGTTGCGGAAACGGCGAGAACAGTTGAAACACAAACTTGAACAGCTACGGAACTCTTGTGAATAA